A genomic stretch from Theobroma cacao cultivar B97-61/B2 chromosome 4, Criollo_cocoa_genome_V2, whole genome shotgun sequence includes:
- the LOC18601475 gene encoding probable receptor-like protein kinase At5g15080 gives MGLGPGDIQVGPWSAGKSKGKKKISTEDEEPGCWIKFRFMGSCLSPRAKVEGSISGTSTQYAESKSTKSNDTTNESNDTSTGQAVVPVVSSSTTTNAESISSTPNVSEELKVASQLRKFSFNELKLATRSFRPESLLGEGGFGCVFKGWINENGTAPVKPGTGLSVAVKTLNHDGLQGHREWLAEVNYLGDLLHSNLVKLIGYCIEDNQRLLVYEFMPRGSLENHLFRRSLPLPWSTRMKIALGAAKGLAFLHEEAERPVIYRDFKTSNILLDADYNAKLSDFGLAKDGPVGDKTHVSTRVMGTYGYAAPEYVMTGHLTSKSDVYSFGVVLLEMLTGRRSMDKNRPNGEHNLVEWARPYLGERRRFYRLIDPRLEGRFSIKGAQKAIQLAAHCLGRDPKARPLMSEVVEALKPLPNLKDMACSSSHFQAIQIERVGSSSKSRTGSRVQAGLSIRDGQPTRSLSTPNGPHVSPYHNNHLHRSPKPNVSQP, from the exons ATGGGATTAGGTCCGGGTGATATCCAGGTGGGGCCTTGGAGTGCTGGAAAatcaaaagggaaaaagaagataaGTACTGAAGATGAGGAGCCTGGATGTTGGATTAAATTTAGGTTCATGGGAAGCTGCTTGTCTCCAAGGGCCAAAGTGGAGGGTTCCATAAGTGGCACTAGCACTCAATATG CCGAAAGTAAATCAACAAAGTCAAATGACACCACAAATGAGTCAAATGACACCAGCACAGGTCAAGCTGTTGTTCCAGTTGTGTCATCGTCAACTACTACCAATGCTGAAAGTATTTCATCCACTCCGAATGTAAGTGAGGAGCTTAAAGTTGCTTCTCAGCTTCGAAAATTCTCCTTTAATGAGCTCAAGTTAGCAACAAGGAGCTTTAGACCTGAGAGTCTTCTTGGTGAAGGTGGTTTTGGTTGTGTATTCAAAGGTTGGATCAATGAGAATGGTACTGCTCCAGTAAAACCAGGCACAGGGTTGTCTGTTGCGGTCAAAACCCTTAACCATGACGGACTTCAGGGTCATAGAGAATGGCTT GCTGAAGTTAACTATCTTGGTGATCTCCTCCATTCTAATTTGGTCAAGTTGATTGGTTATTGCATTGAGGATAATCAAAGGCTACTTGTTTATGAGTTTATGCCTCGAGGAAGCTTGGAGAATCACCTCTTTCGAA GGTCCCTGCCTCTTCCTTGGTCCACCAGAATGAAAATTGCACTTGGTGCTGCGAAGGGTCTTGCTTTTCTTCATGAGGAGGCTGAACGACCTGTAATATATCGGGACTTTAAAACATCTAATATACTGTTGGATGCG GATTACAATGCCAAACTTTCTGACTTTGGACTTGCCAAAGACGGTCCAGTGGGAGATAAGACTCATGTATCTACTCGTGTGATGGGAACCTACGGTTATGCAGCCCCTGAGTATGTTATGACAG GGCATCTTACATCAAAGAGTGATGTCTATAGCTTTGGGGTGGTTCTACTTGAAATGTTGACAGGCCGAAGATCTATGGACAAAAACCGACCAAATGGGGAGCATAACCTGGTGGAATGGGCTCGACCCTATCTTGGAGAGAGACGAAGATTTTACCGACTTATAGATCCCCGCCTTGAAGGACGCTTCTCAATAAAAGGTGCGCAGAAAGCAATCCAATTGGCTGCCCACTGCCTTGGCCGGGATCCAAAAGCCAGACCTCTGATGAGTGAAGTTGTTGAAGCCCTAAAACCTCTGCCTAATCTCAAGGATATGGCTTGTTCTTCTTCTCACTTCCAGGCCATACAAATAGAGCGCGTGGGGTCCAGTTCAAAATCTAGAACTGGCAGTAGAGTGCAGGCGGGATTGTCAATAAGGGACGGGCAACCTACCAGGAGCCTCTCCACTCCGAATGGTCCGCATGTCTCTCCATATCATAATAACCATCTTCACCGATCACCCAAACCTAATGTTAGCCAACCTTGA